A single region of the Chloroflexota bacterium genome encodes:
- the tatB gene encoding twin-arginine translocase subunit TatB: MNLFNIGPMELLFILILALLIFGPRRLPQIARDIGRAIAEFRKASEELTTELRKEIESTEAALEEAQKEVAESAKAALEGTTPTKETPAPPQQGREAAETTVPSLEESAAETSLPEESPASSEQGEDKSPDELLG; encoded by the coding sequence GTGAATCTTTTTAATATCGGTCCCATGGAATTGCTCTTCATTCTGATCTTGGCTTTGCTTATCTTTGGTCCACGCCGTTTGCCACAGATAGCAAGGGACATTGGCAGGGCCATCGCGGAGTTCAGGAAGGCTTCCGAGGAACTGACTACGGAGCTGCGCAAGGAAATAGAGAGCACCGAGGCCGCGCTGGAAGAAGCCCAGAAAGAAGTCGCGGAATCTGCAAAGGCGGCTTTAGAGGGAACGACTCCGACGAAAGAGACGCCTGCTCCACCACAACAGGGCAGGGAGGCAGCAGAGACTACCGTACCTTCCCTAGAGGAGTCCGCAGCAGAAACAAGCCTACCGGAAGAGTCCCCCGCATCGTCGGAGCAGGGTGAGGACAAATCACCCGATGAATTGCTCGGCTGA
- the tatA gene encoding twin-arginine translocase TatA/TatE family subunit, whose amino-acid sequence MPRLGVPELLIILVIVILIFGVGRLTELGAALGRAIREFREATKPEDDKKEARGNKQ is encoded by the coding sequence ATGCCTCGTCTTGGCGTACCAGAACTGCTGATCATACTCGTGATTGTGATCTTAATCTTTGGTGTGGGCAGGCTGACAGAACTCGGCGCTGCCCTGGGTAGAGCAATCCGCGAGTTCCGCGAGGCAACGAAGCCAGAGGATGATAAGAAGGAAGCAAGAGGGAATAAGCAGTGA